A stretch of the uncultured Trichococcus sp. genome encodes the following:
- a CDS encoding DUF624 domain-containing protein — protein MIKSKAGIEFVEKMNWVADLLIISILWFIFSIPIFTLGAASSAMYRAIQHRYLNGNGKIWMPFWKAFKSSFSHATVAWLGYVFLLIIFILNQTLLANGFAWSWINHFSQVFLSVAILLLTPILVLTFAYVSRFEDSLRTVMKNVFVLSIAYFKQTAYIFLVISLSIFSVYLIPILIVFVPAFSFSRICPHLETIFNKHTAEDLLGDT, from the coding sequence ATGATTAAATCAAAAGCTGGAATAGAATTTGTAGAAAAAATGAATTGGGTAGCGGATTTGTTGATCATAAGTATCCTGTGGTTTATCTTTTCGATCCCGATTTTTACATTAGGTGCCGCCTCGAGCGCAATGTATCGGGCCATTCAGCACCGCTATCTAAATGGAAATGGAAAAATATGGATGCCTTTTTGGAAGGCATTCAAAAGTTCTTTTTCTCATGCAACTGTTGCTTGGTTAGGTTATGTGTTCTTACTCATCATTTTTATTTTGAATCAAACACTATTGGCGAACGGGTTCGCGTGGTCTTGGATCAATCATTTTTCCCAAGTGTTTTTGAGTGTAGCCATCCTCTTGCTGACACCGATTTTAGTTCTGACCTTTGCTTATGTATCTCGTTTTGAAGACAGTTTGAGAACAGTCATGAAGAATGTGTTTGTGCTGTCCATTGCTTATTTCAAACAAACAGCGTATATATTCTTGGTTATCAGCTTGTCAATTTTCAGTGTTTATCTCATTCCAATTTTGATCGTGTTTGTTCCGGCTTTTTCATTTTCAAGAATTTGTCCACATTTAGAAACGATTTTCAATAAACATACAGCAGAGGACTTATTAGGCGATACCTAG
- a CDS encoding glycoside hydrolase family 43 protein codes for MNTFKNPIIEGFSPDPSVCAVGEDFYLVTSSFSYFPGVPIYHSRDMVNWQQIGNVLERESQLNLTEASSSRGIFAPTIRYHNGIFYMITTNVSYGGNFVVTATNPAGPWSEPYYLEGAIGIDPSLFFDEDGRCYYTGTRPNPTGVTYNGDWEVWLQELDLKTMKLIGVSTAIWKGAMRGVIWPEGPHLYRKDGYYYLMIAEGGTGPNHSATIARSEKVDGPYEGYANNPILTHRHLGSAFPVQHVGHGDLVATPDGKWFIVCLASRKFEGSSNLGRETFLAEVIWEDGWPVVNPGIGRLLEEQEIDMPLVPFEEKTLYPLDRIHQEFLFIRNPDMAHYDVNAREGWMRLIPSATTLQSESGSPTYLGLRQASLWFDYSVCMETHLIEGAEAGIVIMQSENYTLRLVLVRSDRKRVVQLITTIDGLEQVVGEVDVPETEMILRLVGEGQKVKGLVTVNGKEKLVAENVPTHYLSTEVAGGFVGCTLGLYTTATSDEPGYIDANWIKLEKTN; via the coding sequence TTGAATACATTTAAGAATCCGATTATCGAAGGTTTTTCACCAGATCCTTCTGTCTGTGCAGTAGGAGAAGATTTTTATTTAGTAACTTCTAGTTTTAGTTATTTCCCCGGAGTACCCATCTACCATAGTAGAGACATGGTAAACTGGCAACAAATCGGAAATGTCCTTGAGCGGGAGAGTCAGTTAAACTTGACTGAAGCAAGCAGTTCACGTGGTATTTTTGCGCCAACGATCCGCTATCATAACGGTATATTCTATATGATTACAACGAATGTTTCCTATGGCGGTAACTTTGTTGTAACAGCAACTAATCCAGCTGGACCGTGGTCAGAACCTTATTATCTGGAGGGTGCCATCGGTATCGATCCGAGTCTCTTTTTTGATGAAGACGGGCGCTGTTATTACACGGGTACACGTCCTAATCCAACTGGTGTCACATATAATGGCGATTGGGAGGTTTGGCTTCAAGAGCTGGATCTTAAAACGATGAAGCTCATTGGGGTGAGCACTGCAATCTGGAAAGGTGCGATGAGGGGCGTTATTTGGCCAGAAGGTCCGCACCTATATCGCAAAGACGGTTATTACTACCTTATGATTGCCGAAGGAGGCACTGGACCAAATCATAGTGCAACCATTGCACGTAGTGAAAAGGTCGACGGGCCGTATGAAGGATATGCGAATAACCCCATACTCACGCATCGTCATCTGGGCTCTGCTTTTCCGGTCCAGCATGTTGGTCACGGGGATTTAGTTGCGACGCCAGATGGGAAGTGGTTTATCGTTTGTCTGGCCAGCCGTAAATTTGAAGGAAGCAGCAATTTAGGGCGTGAAACATTCCTTGCCGAAGTGATATGGGAAGATGGGTGGCCCGTTGTGAATCCTGGCATTGGACGATTACTGGAAGAACAAGAGATTGACATGCCGCTTGTTCCTTTTGAAGAGAAGACTCTTTATCCGCTGGATAGAATTCATCAAGAATTTCTGTTCATTCGGAACCCGGATATGGCACATTATGATGTTAATGCCAGAGAAGGCTGGATGCGATTGATACCTTCAGCAACGACATTGCAGAGCGAGAGCGGCTCCCCGACGTATCTGGGACTTCGTCAAGCATCGCTTTGGTTTGACTACTCCGTTTGCATGGAAACGCATCTGATCGAAGGCGCAGAAGCAGGTATTGTGATCATGCAAAGTGAAAATTATACATTGAGATTGGTACTGGTCAGATCCGATCGCAAGAGAGTCGTTCAGTTAATTACAACGATTGACGGCTTGGAACAAGTGGTCGGTGAAGTAGATGTACCCGAGACTGAAATGATTCTCCGATTAGTGGGTGAAGGTCAAAAAGTCAAGGGACTTGTGACAGTCAACGGTAAAGAGAAGCTAGTGGCAGAAAATGTGCCGACGCATTATTTAAGCACGGAAGTTGCAGGAGGTTTTGTCGGGTGTACATTAGGGTTATACACGACAGCTACGTCCGATGAACCAGGATATATTGATGCAAACTGGATCAAGTTGGAAAAAACAAATTAA
- a CDS encoding sialate O-acetylesterase, protein MTKESFLRLPPIISSGMVLQQGKQICFWGWDRPGQSVRVEIADQVECTEADKSGKWTVYFKAKKAGGPYTIVIEGSEDRKVTDVYFGEVWVAGGQSNMELPLESTRDLFEEEIAHAHFPLIREFHVPMEYDFNGPLESAGQPSEWKPVTPENAPAMSALATFFAQKLHTDLDVPIGIIMTAVGGTPIEAWLPEEDLADKPGIMTELSSLREPKWVETIQRKDQKRIQEWYHRIATAERTLDAYEHWTEPAFDDASWESLTVPTTLKKTKLSGEPGSIWFRYTFDVPDPSAYERGGLLKLGAMIDYDEVWLNGVSIGSTEHRYLSRRYPVSSDILQASGNTLAIRLVIHGNNGGFVPGEGKFYGLECPTERIDFSGVWKAKRVTRVEPLTSMVFFQYAPTGLYNAMISPIKHYPIAGFLFYQGESNTGNPSGYSELMKRMINRWRGDWKDERLPFLYVQLTNYLDVLSEEDDRCWAALRLEQSLVEQEVPHTAMTVSIDAGEGNDLHPQDKKTLGFRMASDALNLAYEKAVTSGKPKLKMVTQEGDRLIILFDCPIKGKSQNNYLEIQTVAKEWKSAEATINDNQIIVEVPKGAEISAVRYAYLNNPENPPFFSENGYPVGPFYEFL, encoded by the coding sequence ATGACAAAAGAATCGTTTCTGAGACTGCCGCCGATCATAAGCAGCGGAATGGTTTTGCAACAAGGTAAACAAATTTGCTTTTGGGGATGGGACCGCCCCGGTCAATCCGTTCGGGTGGAAATAGCTGATCAAGTTGAATGCACGGAGGCTGACAAGTCAGGCAAGTGGACCGTGTATTTCAAAGCAAAAAAAGCTGGAGGTCCTTATACAATTGTTATTGAAGGAAGCGAAGACCGTAAAGTAACCGATGTCTATTTTGGAGAAGTATGGGTGGCAGGCGGGCAATCCAATATGGAGCTGCCACTGGAAAGCACCCGTGATTTATTTGAAGAGGAAATAGCACATGCACATTTCCCTCTCATCAGGGAGTTCCATGTGCCTATGGAATATGATTTTAACGGTCCCTTGGAATCAGCCGGACAACCGTCTGAATGGAAGCCTGTAACACCAGAAAACGCACCAGCAATGAGCGCACTGGCTACATTTTTTGCGCAAAAGCTGCATACGGATCTGGATGTTCCGATCGGCATAATCATGACCGCAGTTGGTGGTACGCCTATTGAAGCTTGGCTGCCTGAAGAAGATTTGGCTGATAAACCTGGGATCATGACTGAATTATCCAGCCTCAGAGAACCGAAATGGGTAGAAACGATTCAGCGTAAGGATCAGAAACGTATCCAAGAATGGTATCACCGGATAGCGACAGCAGAAAGGACACTGGATGCCTACGAGCACTGGACTGAGCCTGCATTTGATGATGCAAGCTGGGAATCACTCACAGTGCCGACTACCCTGAAAAAAACCAAGTTAAGTGGAGAACCCGGATCCATTTGGTTCCGTTACACATTCGATGTTCCCGATCCAAGTGCTTACGAGAGGGGAGGCCTTTTAAAATTAGGTGCTATGATCGATTATGATGAAGTCTGGTTAAATGGTGTATCCATAGGCAGTACGGAACATCGTTATCTATCAAGACGTTATCCTGTATCTTCCGATATTTTACAAGCTTCCGGAAACACTTTGGCAATCAGATTGGTGATTCATGGTAATAATGGTGGATTTGTTCCTGGAGAAGGGAAATTTTATGGGTTGGAGTGTCCGACCGAACGGATTGATTTTTCTGGTGTGTGGAAGGCAAAGCGCGTGACCAGAGTGGAACCCTTAACGTCGATGGTTTTCTTTCAATATGCTCCGACTGGTTTATACAATGCCATGATTTCACCTATCAAACACTATCCGATTGCAGGCTTCTTGTTCTACCAAGGCGAATCGAACACGGGTAATCCAAGCGGATATTCAGAATTAATGAAACGCATGATCAATCGTTGGAGAGGTGATTGGAAGGATGAAAGACTACCGTTTTTATACGTTCAACTCACCAATTATCTAGATGTATTATCCGAAGAGGATGATAGGTGTTGGGCAGCCCTGCGCTTAGAGCAGTCATTAGTGGAACAAGAAGTTCCTCATACTGCAATGACGGTATCAATTGATGCAGGGGAGGGTAACGATCTCCATCCTCAAGATAAAAAGACACTTGGATTCAGGATGGCAAGCGATGCTTTAAACCTTGCCTATGAAAAGGCAGTTACCTCAGGAAAACCAAAACTAAAAATGGTTACGCAAGAAGGGGATCGATTAATTATATTATTTGACTGCCCAATCAAAGGAAAAAGTCAAAATAACTATTTGGAAATTCAGACGGTAGCTAAAGAGTGGAAATCGGCGGAGGCTACTATAAACGATAATCAAATTATTGTTGAGGTGCCTAAAGGAGCAGAAATTTCGGCGGTAAGATATGCCTATCTAAATAATCCAGAAAATCCGCCATTTTTTAGTGAAAATGGTTATCCGGTTGGACCGTTCTATGAATTTCTGTAA
- a CDS encoding alpha-N-arabinofuranosidase, with protein MKAKLRIQRHDEISEIDERLYGSFVEHLGRAVYDGIYEPTHPEADEKGFRNDVKELVRQLNVPLVRYPGGNFVSGYKWEDGVGPIGNRPRKLDLAWRTIETNEVGIHEFARWAEEVGTEVNMAVNLGTRGIQEAMELLEYCNFPGGTYWSELRKQHGTEKPFSFKTWCLGNEMDGPWQIGHKTAEGYGRLAAETAKAMKLVDDSIELVVCGSSGSKMPTFREWEETVLSHTYDYVDYLSLHCYYGNPDNDLEKYLAQSLDMDQFIKTVVGICDKVKDEKGSQKQMNLSFDEWNVWYHSNDQDNAMEPWQIAPPLLEDVYNFEDALLVGCLLITLLKNADRVKIACLAQLVNVIAPIMTEKNGTTWKQTIFYPFMQVSNYGRGKVLAADIESDTYSTEQFEKVPYLESIATFNEKEKELVLFAVNRSQDEAIAFTFEPEGFVLEKIIEETTLEGFDVKTVNSAKEQPVSIVTIDRAALGNNSVTTTFSPLSWNVIRIKVK; from the coding sequence ATGAAAGCAAAATTAAGAATTCAACGCCATGATGAAATTAGTGAGATTGATGAGCGTCTATACGGATCATTCGTAGAGCATCTGGGAAGAGCTGTATATGATGGTATTTATGAACCGACTCATCCTGAAGCTGATGAGAAAGGCTTTCGAAATGATGTCAAAGAACTTGTAAGGCAATTAAATGTGCCGCTGGTCAGATATCCTGGAGGAAATTTTGTTTCCGGGTATAAGTGGGAAGATGGTGTAGGACCTATCGGAAATAGGCCAAGAAAGCTGGATTTGGCATGGCGCACAATAGAAACAAATGAAGTTGGTATTCACGAATTTGCAAGATGGGCTGAAGAAGTGGGCACAGAAGTGAATATGGCCGTCAATTTAGGGACCAGAGGCATTCAGGAAGCGATGGAGTTATTGGAATATTGTAATTTCCCGGGAGGCACGTACTGGAGTGAACTTCGAAAACAGCACGGCACTGAAAAACCCTTTTCCTTTAAGACCTGGTGTCTGGGAAATGAAATGGATGGGCCTTGGCAAATCGGCCATAAAACAGCTGAGGGATATGGAAGATTAGCAGCAGAAACCGCGAAAGCCATGAAGTTGGTAGATGATAGCATCGAATTAGTGGTTTGTGGCAGCTCAGGCAGTAAAATGCCAACATTCCGTGAGTGGGAAGAAACAGTATTAAGCCATACATATGATTATGTTGATTATCTCTCTCTTCATTGCTACTACGGAAACCCAGATAACGATTTAGAGAAGTATTTAGCGCAGTCGCTGGATATGGATCAATTTATCAAAACCGTTGTAGGAATATGCGATAAGGTAAAAGATGAAAAAGGCAGCCAGAAACAAATGAACCTTTCATTTGATGAGTGGAACGTTTGGTATCATTCCAACGATCAAGACAATGCGATGGAGCCTTGGCAAATAGCGCCACCCCTACTGGAAGATGTGTATAATTTTGAAGATGCATTATTGGTTGGGTGCTTGCTTATCACGCTATTGAAAAATGCAGATCGTGTGAAAATTGCTTGTCTAGCTCAATTGGTTAATGTAATCGCTCCAATAATGACTGAGAAAAATGGCACAACCTGGAAACAAACCATTTTCTATCCGTTTATGCAAGTATCAAATTATGGACGTGGCAAAGTTCTCGCTGCAGACATCGAGTCCGATACTTATTCAACGGAGCAATTCGAAAAGGTTCCATACTTGGAATCAATCGCCACATTCAACGAGAAGGAGAAGGAGTTGGTTCTGTTTGCGGTCAACCGTTCACAGGATGAGGCCATTGCATTTACATTCGAACCGGAAGGGTTTGTACTTGAAAAGATTATCGAAGAAACGACTCTTGAAGGTTTTGATGTTAAAACAGTAAACAGTGCGAAGGAGCAGCCTGTAAGTATTGTCACTATAGATAGGGCAGCACTGGGAAATAATAGCGTTACGACAACCTTTTCTCCCCTGTCTTGGAATGTAATCAGGATAAAAGTTAAGTAA
- a CDS encoding MATE family efflux transporter, protein MKDMTVGSTFKHVLYFTIPLLIGNLAQQLYTLADTMIVGRTLGTGALGAIGAVGSVIFFIQGFVTGVSSGLSIVLAQRFGSKNEERIHASYVTSIWLSFAVVSLFSLASILFADSLIMAMNIPMELYEESKAYFLATMFGLIIIMGFNLLSNVMRAMGSTTSLLFYTIVSHVLNFVLDIILIKLFSFGVVGVAIATVLSQLTVSILMFRYLSSRYPVLKLTKNDWRLRTEELRTHITISFPIGFQNSIISIGNIILQIKLNELTIGNIEGHAIATRLEGMITAPLLTIGMAAATFVAQNYGAGKFDRIWQGIRTSLIISLVYSSVVGGFMYFKGSEAAKWLVGASDESTLVSIESYFKMTALFYVFLAVLFVLRFSLQGMGRTIAPTVSGILEMGIRSIVPVAFVGVVGYPAVVYSHPLAWGSTAAIMTAAIILIAKDKKKRWWERALVR, encoded by the coding sequence ATGAAAGACATGACAGTAGGCAGTACATTTAAGCATGTTCTGTATTTTACAATTCCGTTGTTGATCGGAAATTTGGCTCAGCAACTTTACACGTTGGCAGATACGATGATTGTTGGGAGAACATTAGGTACTGGCGCTTTGGGAGCAATAGGAGCAGTCGGGAGCGTAATCTTTTTTATTCAAGGTTTTGTGACCGGTGTGAGCTCGGGGCTATCTATTGTTTTGGCACAAAGATTTGGTTCAAAAAATGAAGAACGGATCCATGCCAGCTATGTAACGAGCATATGGCTTTCCTTTGCGGTAGTATCCTTGTTCAGTCTCGCTAGTATTCTATTCGCGGACAGCCTGATAATGGCCATGAACATCCCGATGGAACTCTATGAGGAAAGCAAAGCATACTTTTTGGCGACAATGTTCGGACTTATTATCATAATGGGTTTTAATTTATTAAGTAATGTGATGCGTGCGATGGGAAGTACGACTTCATTATTATTTTATACTATTGTCTCCCATGTTCTTAATTTTGTCTTAGACATTATTTTGATAAAGTTGTTCTCATTCGGAGTAGTTGGGGTTGCGATTGCAACTGTCCTTTCGCAACTAACGGTAAGTATCCTTATGTTCCGTTATCTGTCCAGTCGTTATCCCGTATTGAAGTTGACAAAAAATGATTGGCGCTTGAGAACAGAAGAATTACGGACGCACATAACCATCAGTTTTCCGATTGGCTTTCAAAATTCGATCATATCCATAGGGAACATTATCCTTCAGATCAAATTAAATGAATTAACGATTGGAAATATTGAGGGGCATGCGATTGCAACACGATTGGAAGGCATGATTACCGCACCGTTACTGACGATTGGTATGGCGGCAGCCACTTTCGTAGCGCAGAACTATGGTGCAGGAAAATTTGATAGAATTTGGCAAGGGATCCGAACAAGTCTGATTATTTCGCTGGTTTATAGCTCCGTTGTCGGCGGGTTCATGTATTTTAAAGGGAGCGAAGCTGCAAAGTGGCTGGTTGGTGCTTCTGATGAATCAACACTGGTAAGTATAGAGAGCTATTTTAAAATGACCGCGTTGTTTTATGTTTTTCTGGCTGTCTTGTTCGTACTGCGTTTTAGCCTGCAAGGGATGGGGAGAACCATTGCTCCTACAGTATCAGGAATCCTTGAAATGGGCATCCGCTCGATTGTTCCTGTCGCTTTTGTAGGCGTAGTGGGCTATCCCGCTGTTGTGTACAGTCATCCGCTTGCGTGGGGAAGTACGGCTGCCATCATGACTGCAGCCATTATTTTAATTGCTAAAGATAAGAAAAAGAGATGGTGGGAAAGAGCGCTCGTGCGGTGA
- a CDS encoding endo-1,4-beta-xylanase codes for MTNRLFVPSLKDTFLESFRIGAAVHEGLLNDRKEFITEHFNSLTAENSMKFENLQPAEGEFDFTAGDRIVQFAKENGMSVRGHTLVWHAQTPEWVFYEDAEKKKLASKELLKARMAAHINTVVAHYQDSVFCWDVVNEAIEDKGSTRLRHSLWSEIMGEEFIDYAFHLAHEANPAAQLFYNDYNESSPSKSAKIFETISGLLEREVPVHGVGLQAHWNLNAPSLDDIKRAIEKYASLGLRLHITEMDVSVFDFEDKNSSLLKPTEALLELQAERYEAFFKIFKSYRAHIDSVSFWGVDDAYTWLDNFPVHNRKNWPFLFDTESMPKPAYWRVIKTIEE; via the coding sequence ATGACGAATCGATTATTTGTGCCCTCTTTAAAAGATACTTTTCTGGAATCTTTTCGGATTGGAGCAGCTGTTCATGAGGGGCTGCTGAACGACCGAAAGGAATTCATAACAGAACATTTTAATAGCTTGACAGCTGAAAATAGTATGAAATTTGAGAACCTCCAACCTGCAGAAGGGGAATTTGATTTTACGGCAGGCGATCGTATTGTGCAATTCGCGAAGGAAAACGGGATGTCAGTTCGTGGACATACGCTTGTATGGCATGCCCAAACACCTGAGTGGGTCTTTTATGAAGATGCCGAAAAGAAAAAATTGGCATCCAAAGAGCTCCTGAAAGCGCGAATGGCCGCACACATAAATACGGTAGTGGCACATTACCAGGATTCCGTTTTTTGTTGGGATGTGGTAAATGAAGCGATAGAAGACAAGGGAAGTACCCGTTTACGTCATTCACTGTGGTCTGAGATTATGGGAGAGGAATTTATCGATTATGCCTTCCACCTCGCTCATGAAGCAAATCCAGCAGCGCAATTGTTTTACAACGATTACAACGAATCTTCACCGAGTAAATCCGCAAAAATATTTGAGACAATCAGTGGCCTGTTGGAGCGGGAGGTTCCTGTTCATGGTGTTGGCCTTCAAGCGCACTGGAATTTAAACGCCCCTTCACTAGATGACATAAAACGGGCCATAGAAAAATACGCTTCACTTGGTTTGCGTTTGCACATAACTGAGATGGATGTATCGGTTTTTGATTTTGAAGATAAGAACAGCAGTTTATTAAAGCCGACTGAAGCACTATTAGAGCTGCAAGCAGAACGCTATGAGGCTTTCTTTAAGATATTCAAGTCGTATCGGGCCCATATTGACTCTGTCTCTTTTTGGGGAGTGGATGATGCCTACACATGGTTAGACAACTTTCCGGTTCATAACCGCAAAAATTGGCCCTTTCTTTTTGATACGGAAAGTATGCCAAAACCCGCATATTGGCGTGTCATTAAAACAATAGAGGAGTGA
- a CDS encoding glycoside hydrolase family 43 protein, protein MKIMNPVLKGFNPDPSIVRVDDTYYIANSTFEWFPGVQIHESKDLVHWQLITHPLATTELLDMKGNADSGGIWAPDLSYADGKFWLVYTDVKVVNGAFKDCINYLTTAENIHGPWSAPIKLNGVGFDASLFHDDDGRKYLVQMEWDHREYHHPFNGIKCTEYSVSEERLLPETSKIIWRGTDVKLVEGPHLYKLFGKYYLFCAEGGTTYTHQEVVARSTTLFGEYEGQPETFLTAFAHPDNPLQKCGHGALVDTPDGEWYFAHLTGRPWHHANESSHDPRGWCTLGRETAIQKVEWSEGQWPLIVGGRQGSLEVDAPKNAVPVEYPSNYLTKDDFDQEELNIHFNTLRVPFTEKIGKIEDGHLVLKGLGSLANQHDNSLIARRWQAFEFEAETKLSYDPTTYQQMAGLTNYYNTQHWSMIQVTWDEEKGRVIEVTENNQGIFTSYLKENAIPVPQEVEYIYFKTKVNACFYLYAYSFDGENWIDIPVQLDAKVLSDDYVNQSYGGFFTGAFVGMANVDYSGYELEAKFDYFSYLEK, encoded by the coding sequence ATGAAAATTATGAATCCTGTACTAAAAGGATTTAACCCAGACCCGTCCATTGTTCGGGTGGATGATACCTATTATATCGCAAATTCCACCTTTGAGTGGTTTCCGGGTGTTCAAATTCACGAATCAAAAGATTTGGTTCATTGGCAACTGATCACACATCCGTTAGCGACTACTGAACTGCTGGACATGAAAGGAAATGCTGATTCGGGTGGCATTTGGGCACCGGATTTATCCTATGCAGACGGTAAGTTTTGGTTGGTTTATACCGATGTGAAAGTGGTGAATGGTGCCTTTAAAGATTGCATCAACTATCTGACAACTGCTGAAAACATCCATGGTCCTTGGAGTGCCCCGATCAAATTAAACGGTGTCGGTTTTGATGCTTCACTTTTCCATGATGACGATGGCAGAAAATATTTGGTTCAGATGGAATGGGATCATCGAGAGTATCACCATCCGTTCAACGGCATCAAATGTACAGAGTATTCTGTCTCAGAAGAACGACTATTGCCGGAGACTTCCAAGATTATTTGGAGAGGGACGGACGTCAAGTTGGTTGAAGGACCGCACTTGTATAAGTTATTCGGGAAATATTATTTGTTCTGCGCCGAAGGCGGCACGACCTATACGCATCAAGAAGTTGTTGCGCGCTCAACGACTTTGTTTGGTGAATATGAAGGACAACCTGAAACGTTCCTGACGGCATTTGCGCACCCGGACAATCCACTGCAAAAATGTGGGCATGGCGCGCTCGTGGATACGCCAGACGGAGAATGGTATTTTGCGCATTTGACGGGAAGACCTTGGCATCATGCAAATGAATCCAGCCATGATCCCCGCGGTTGGTGTACCTTAGGAAGAGAAACTGCGATTCAGAAGGTGGAGTGGTCGGAAGGCCAATGGCCTCTGATTGTCGGCGGAAGACAAGGCAGCCTAGAAGTGGACGCGCCAAAAAATGCAGTGCCGGTTGAGTACCCTTCCAATTATCTGACGAAGGATGATTTTGATCAAGAGGAGTTAAACATCCACTTCAATACATTGCGTGTGCCATTTACAGAGAAAATCGGGAAAATTGAGGATGGCCATCTTGTCTTGAAAGGATTGGGCAGCTTAGCCAATCAGCATGACAATTCGCTTATCGCCAGAAGATGGCAAGCATTCGAATTCGAAGCTGAAACAAAATTGAGTTATGATCCGACAACCTACCAACAGATGGCCGGCTTGACAAATTATTACAATACGCAACACTGGTCCATGATCCAAGTCACATGGGATGAGGAAAAGGGGCGTGTGATTGAAGTTACCGAGAACAACCAAGGTATTTTTACCAGCTATTTGAAAGAAAATGCAATCCCTGTGCCGCAGGAGGTTGAATATATCTACTTTAAAACTAAAGTGAACGCGTGTTTTTACTTGTATGCGTATTCATTTGATGGGGAAAACTGGATCGATATTCCAGTCCAATTGGATGCCAAGGTTTTATCGGATGATTATGTGAACCAAAGTTATGGCGGCTTCTTTACGGGAGCATTCGTCGGGATGGCCAATGTTGATTATTCGGGATACGAATTGGAAGCTAAATTTGATTACTTCAGCTATCTAGAAAAATAG
- a CDS encoding glycosyl hydrolase family 8, whose amino-acid sequence MKHYRNLFVECGYSEEEVSAKIREVWGKLFLEEESKARIYYTDDMGGYLLDTGNDDARSEGMSYGMMMAVQMGDKEIFDKIWAWSYKNMYHQEGFNKGYFAWHCTTDGKKLDDGPAPDGEEFFAMALFFAGNRWGNGEGIYNYAEMARTILSDCLHKGHEREGHAMWNRDNYLIRFVPGLEFSDPSYHLPHFYELFSKWANEEDREFWEQAAKASRAYIRLSAHPETGLTPEYAYDDGTANDEHGFGHFYSDSYRTAANIGMDHEWFGREETPVEVVENIHNFFQGVNPEDYTRYYLDGRAFEEKARHPLGLLATNATASLAYADGTKGKWFIDLLWESPLRTDRNRYYDNCLYFFAVLALSGNYRIWE is encoded by the coding sequence GTGAAACACTATCGTAATTTATTCGTGGAATGCGGATACAGTGAAGAAGAAGTCAGTGCGAAGATAAGAGAAGTTTGGGGAAAATTATTCCTTGAGGAAGAATCCAAAGCCCGTATTTATTATACAGATGATATGGGTGGGTACTTGCTGGACACTGGTAATGACGATGCCCGCAGTGAAGGGATGTCTTACGGGATGATGATGGCAGTCCAAATGGGCGACAAGGAAATCTTCGACAAAATATGGGCATGGTCCTATAAGAATATGTATCATCAAGAAGGTTTTAATAAAGGCTATTTTGCGTGGCATTGTACAACGGATGGAAAGAAACTTGATGATGGTCCGGCTCCGGATGGGGAAGAGTTCTTTGCTATGGCACTCTTTTTTGCAGGCAATCGTTGGGGAAATGGCGAGGGAATCTATAATTATGCAGAAATGGCCAGAACGATCCTTTCTGACTGTTTGCACAAGGGGCATGAAAGAGAAGGGCACGCCATGTGGAATCGTGATAATTATTTGATTCGTTTTGTGCCGGGACTTGAGTTTTCTGACCCCTCTTACCACCTACCGCATTTCTATGAACTGTTTTCCAAATGGGCAAATGAAGAGGATCGCGAATTTTGGGAACAAGCAGCTAAAGCGAGTCGTGCTTATATAAGGTTATCCGCTCATCCGGAAACAGGGCTGACACCTGAATATGCGTATGATGACGGCACAGCAAATGATGAACACGGATTTGGTCATTTCTACAGTGATTCGTATCGTACTGCGGCCAATATCGGGATGGATCATGAATGGTTTGGACGCGAAGAGACACCCGTTGAGGTCGTTGAAAATATCCACAATTTTTTCCAGGGTGTCAATCCGGAAGATTATACACGGTACTATTTGGATGGAAGAGCATTTGAGGAAAAAGCACGCCATCCATTGGGCTTACTTGCTACAAATGCAACCGCATCTTTAGCGTATGCAGATGGTACAAAAGGCAAATGGTTTATCGACTTGCTATGGGAAAGTCCGTTGCGAACAGACCGCAACCGCTATTATGATAACTGCTTATATTTCTTTGCAGTACTCGCGCTGAGCGGCAATTATCGAATCTGGGAGTAA